Proteins from one Telopea speciosissima isolate NSW1024214 ecotype Mountain lineage chromosome 1, Tspe_v1, whole genome shotgun sequence genomic window:
- the LOC122642644 gene encoding beta-1,6-galactosyltransferase GALT29A-like, protein MKRPFRPLFSLLLLIVIVSTLSSRTVVRRSFSYLQQDNNVSLEPSVLGLNSTLLQFAAIDVNEANDKKEIEHLLEGNFGSSGRYRSFSSWQHSNFLNPRTRSSTGRLSFQLRSPKYYRIWLEFRKSLRDWSRNKWFQPDIMLDLIDLVKHPIDRHYGLPDSNGRYASCAVVGNSGILLKAEYGEQIDSHDIVIRLNNARTEGFQRNVGSKTNISFVNSHILHRCARREGCFCHPYGEKVPMVMYICQAVHLIDYTICNSSHKAPLLVTDARFDILCARIVKYYSAKSFVEVTGKSLDEWALVHDANQFHYSSGMQAIMLALGTCDRVSIFGFGKSAQATHHYHTNQKAELHLHDYEAEYAFYHDLVERPQVIPFLPGKFKVPPVVIYN, encoded by the coding sequence aTGAAAAGGCCTTTTCGCCCGCTCTTCAGTTTACTGCTTCTTATTGTGATTGTCTCCACCCTGAGCTCCAGAACTGTGGTTCGCCGGAGCTTCAGTTACCTTCAGCAGGATAATAATGTCTCGCTGGAACCATCAGTGCTGGGATTGAATTCAACGCTGCTTCAATTTGCGGCAATTGATGTAAATGAGGCAAACGATAAGAAAGAAATCGAACATTTGCTCGAAGGGAACTTTGGCAGCTCGGGGCGGTACCGTTCTTTCTCATCTTGGCAGCATTCCAATTTCCTTAACCCTCGGACGAGATCTTCTACTGGCAGACTATCATTCCAGCTCCGCTCTCCGAAGTACTACAGAATTTGGTTGGAGTTTCGAAAGTCCCTCCGCGATTGGTCACGGAATAAATGGTTCCAACCAGATATCATGTTGGATTTGATCGACCTTGTCAAACATCCTATTGATCGGCACTATGGACTGCCCGACTCCAACGGCCGGTATGCTTCTTGTGCAGTTGTGGGTAACAGTGGGATTTTGCTCAAGGCTGAGTATGGAGAGCAGATCGACAGCCACGATATTGTGATCCGACTGAACAATGCCAGGACTGAGGGGTTCCAACGCAATGTAGGATCCAAAACCAATATCTCCTTTGTGAACAGTCATATCCTGCATCGATGTGCACGTAGAGAAGGCTGCTTCTGCCATCCCTATGGGGAAAAGGTCCCGATGGTGATGTACATTTGCCAGGCTGTGCATTTGATCGATTACACAATCTGCAATTCTTCTCACAAGGCTCCTTTGCTAGTTACAGATGCCCGCTTCGATATCTTGTGTGCTCGGATTGTGAAGTATTACTCTGCAAAAAGTTTTGTAGAGGTAACGGGGAAGTCTCTGGACGAATGGGCACTTGTCCATGATGCTAACCAGTTTCATTATTCTTCTGGTATGCAAGCTATCATGCTAGCGTTGGGAACCTGTGATAGAGTTAGTATCTTTGGGTTTGGAAAGTCAGCACAGGCGACGCACCATTATCATACCAATCAGAAGGCCGAACTTCATTTGCATGATTACGAGGCAGAGTACGCCTTTTACCATGACTTGGTTGAGAGACCGCAGGTAATACCGTTCCTTCCGGGCAAGTTCAAGGTTCCTCCTGTGGTCATATACAATTAA